In Stieleria varia, one genomic interval encodes:
- a CDS encoding ABC transporter permease subunit/CPBP intramembrane protease: MATTKNHGRMWRLCQKELKETIRDRRTITTLLLMPLLVYPLLSMALNRFLLTAASDPSGQVAYTIGVASDREGMQLSEWLQDPRSRPPEAVLNASDGGLAKFEVFNTEQEHPREALEKNKIDIACEIDFGEEAEMVPPNVKFIAFNGDAASQNSQRIMVERLQWLSKSIAEEIAANSPTGFQPPAVVSVEDVGEVQSPSMLGTIVPLVLVLMTITGAVYPAIDLTAGERERGTMESLMASPVPRWHVLFAKYTAVVTVALLTAMANLLAMFTTLWASGLLGLLTGDDTGFPWLPVLQILGLLVLFSGFFSAVLLSLTSFAKSFKEAQAYLIPVMLLSLTPGMLSLMPGVKLSGPLAIAPLVNIVVLARDVLQGNVNPAAAAIAVISTCAYAAAALGVASMLFGSDAVMRTSQQSIASLFRRSEVSRAVPTPQTAAMMMALLVPIYFIVSNVLMRVVADLSVPSKLMFNAISLAATFGLVPLAAAWLSRSRLQTTFRITTPRVGAIIGALLVGLGAWGIALESYIVADQLGIAGLDSERIQRGLKTLDLFRNSSPVLLVITLALTPAVIEELCFRGFLFSALSKSLRPWPTIFLTALLFGLFHVVTGNVLLLERFVPTTLLGLVLGWIAYRTGSVLPGMLMHFVHNALVEVVAHYHKELAFLGEGFDGHSHLPISWLATATGIAIAGCLVIAFSGTRISPTNTDHSSLDFPNR; encoded by the coding sequence ATGGCGACGACGAAGAATCACGGACGGATGTGGCGTTTGTGTCAGAAGGAATTGAAAGAAACGATTCGCGACCGACGCACGATCACGACGTTGTTGTTGATGCCGTTGCTGGTTTATCCGCTGTTGAGCATGGCGCTCAATCGATTCTTGCTGACCGCTGCGTCGGACCCATCCGGCCAAGTCGCCTATACGATTGGGGTGGCATCCGATCGCGAAGGCATGCAGTTGAGCGAATGGTTGCAGGATCCTCGTAGTCGACCGCCGGAGGCGGTGTTGAATGCGAGCGACGGAGGCTTGGCGAAATTCGAAGTGTTCAATACGGAGCAGGAGCATCCTCGCGAAGCACTCGAAAAGAACAAGATCGATATCGCATGTGAGATCGACTTCGGCGAAGAAGCAGAAATGGTTCCGCCGAACGTGAAGTTCATTGCATTCAATGGTGATGCGGCAAGCCAGAACAGCCAGCGCATCATGGTGGAACGATTGCAGTGGCTGTCTAAGAGTATTGCCGAAGAAATCGCGGCCAATTCGCCCACAGGATTTCAGCCACCGGCAGTGGTTTCCGTGGAGGATGTTGGTGAAGTCCAATCGCCGTCGATGCTCGGCACCATCGTCCCCCTGGTGCTGGTCTTGATGACGATCACGGGTGCCGTCTATCCCGCGATCGACTTGACCGCCGGTGAACGCGAACGAGGAACCATGGAATCGTTGATGGCGTCGCCCGTTCCTCGTTGGCACGTGCTGTTCGCCAAGTACACCGCCGTGGTCACGGTCGCGTTGTTGACTGCGATGGCCAATCTGCTGGCGATGTTCACTACGTTGTGGGCCAGCGGCCTGCTGGGACTGTTGACCGGCGACGACACCGGCTTTCCGTGGCTGCCGGTGCTACAGATCCTCGGCCTGCTGGTGCTATTCAGCGGTTTCTTTTCGGCAGTGCTGCTTTCCTTGACCAGCTTTGCCAAGTCCTTCAAAGAGGCTCAAGCGTATTTGATCCCGGTCATGCTGCTCTCGCTCACGCCGGGGATGCTGTCCCTGATGCCCGGGGTTAAGCTTTCCGGGCCACTCGCGATCGCACCGTTGGTCAACATTGTTGTTTTGGCCCGCGATGTCTTGCAGGGCAATGTGAATCCTGCAGCGGCAGCGATCGCGGTGATCAGCACGTGCGCCTACGCCGCGGCTGCATTGGGTGTTGCCTCGATGCTGTTTGGCAGCGATGCGGTGATGCGCACCAGCCAGCAATCCATCGCTTCGTTGTTCCGCCGCTCAGAAGTCTCTCGAGCGGTACCCACGCCGCAAACGGCAGCCATGATGATGGCGTTGCTCGTTCCGATTTACTTCATCGTTTCCAACGTGCTGATGCGTGTGGTCGCGGACCTGTCGGTGCCATCCAAGTTGATGTTCAACGCCATCTCGCTGGCAGCCACGTTCGGTCTGGTGCCGTTGGCTGCGGCTTGGCTGAGCCGCAGTCGCTTGCAGACGACCTTTCGAATCACGACGCCTCGAGTCGGTGCGATCATCGGCGCGTTGTTGGTCGGATTGGGTGCGTGGGGTATCGCGTTGGAATCGTACATCGTTGCCGATCAACTCGGGATCGCTGGCCTGGACAGCGAACGTATCCAGCGTGGGCTCAAGACACTGGATCTTTTCCGCAACTCCTCGCCGGTGCTGTTGGTGATCACGCTGGCGTTGACACCGGCCGTGATCGAAGAACTGTGTTTTCGCGGATTTCTCTTTTCCGCGCTCTCCAAGTCCTTGCGTCCTTGGCCGACCATTTTCTTGACCGCGTTGCTGTTCGGATTGTTTCATGTCGTGACCGGCAATGTCTTGCTGCTGGAACGATTTGTGCCGACCACGCTGCTGGGATTGGTGCTGGGGTGGATCGCCTATCGAACCGGCAGTGTCTTGCCCGGCATGCTGATGCACTTCGTTCACAACGCGTTGGTGGAGGTGGTCGCGCACTATCACAAGGAGCTTGCTTTCTTGGGCGAAGGATTCGATGGTCATTCTCATTTGCCCATCAGTTGGCTCGCCACCGCGACCGGCATCGCGATCGCAGGTTGCTTGGTGATCGCATTCTCGGGAACGCGGATTTCGCCGACGAACACCGATCATTCGTCGCTCGACTTTCCAAATCGATAG
- a CDS encoding ATP-binding cassette domain-containing protein: MLIVHSLSKRFQLEHGDLTAVDNLSLEVHPGEVYGLLGPNGAGKTTTMRMILGLLEPDGGYASVDGLTTQTDPIGVKSRLGFVSANDGVYSWLTVREMLLYFADLYDVPHQLAEQRCENLSDLMEIRNLLDRRAGDLSTGQRQRVTLVRGLIHDPPVMLLDEPTRGLDVVGVQTIFDYISILRQAGKAVVVCTHRLDEAERLCDRFGLLHKGHLQYTGTMQELRDATGHKTLVDIFVDLIRN, translated from the coding sequence ATGCTGATCGTCCATTCCCTCTCCAAGCGATTCCAGTTGGAACATGGCGATCTGACGGCAGTGGATAACTTGTCATTAGAAGTCCATCCGGGGGAAGTTTATGGGCTGCTGGGTCCAAACGGAGCCGGTAAGACGACGACGATGCGGATGATCCTGGGGCTGCTGGAACCCGATGGCGGCTACGCAAGTGTGGACGGGCTGACGACCCAGACCGATCCAATTGGCGTGAAGTCTCGCCTGGGATTCGTGTCGGCAAACGATGGCGTCTATTCTTGGCTGACCGTCCGAGAAATGCTGCTTTATTTTGCGGACCTGTACGACGTTCCGCACCAACTGGCCGAGCAACGCTGCGAAAACCTCTCGGACTTGATGGAGATCCGCAATTTGTTGGACCGCCGCGCCGGGGACCTCAGCACGGGGCAACGCCAGCGTGTGACGTTGGTTCGCGGGTTGATTCACGATCCGCCGGTGATGCTGTTGGACGAACCGACACGCGGTTTGGACGTCGTCGGTGTGCAAACGATCTTTGACTACATCAGCATCCTCCGTCAGGCAGGCAAAGCCGTCGTGGTGTGCACGCACCGACTCGACGAAGCAGAGCGGTTGTGCGATCGCTTCGGATTGCTGCATAAGGGACACCTTCAGTATACCGGAACCATGCAAGAACTCCGCGATGCGACCGGCCACAAGACCTTGGTGGATATCTTCGTCGACTTGATCAGGAATTGA
- a CDS encoding tetratricopeptide repeat protein — MSVPAIVPFEPLRSLDEWIDEPSTARQTGDERLGDERLEDERLEDERLGDSDEESSAAIVYTEPDSPVKGVRIALVGRFGGMNQREATNLLRSYGAIVVDIGQSLIDWVVIGAEEPPLSEADLLSQRLIEAAAAGALQVVSETQLWQQLGLVDIEQSVRRYHTPAMLAGLLDVSVQVIRRWQRLGLIRPVKTMHKLPYFDYQEVATARRLAQWIAAGASPAAIERRLAQWVEILPNIGRPLDQLSVLVSGKEVLLRQGNGLIDPTGQMRFDFDALNAQSDSGQDRSNETSSDRDDESVLLVRETVLPFAHNTSDKGQSTLPVDVLLADAYAAEDDDQWEAAIDLYHLILARDGPRADINFQIAELLYRQGYLMAARERYYTALEVDPDMVEARASLAGVLLETGHVELAIAAYRGALSLHDEYPDVHYNLAKVLDNAGRGEEALTHWRRFLELAPESPWASEAIARLDEAVE; from the coding sequence ATGAGCGTTCCTGCCATCGTTCCCTTTGAGCCCTTGCGGAGCCTGGATGAGTGGATCGATGAACCCAGCACCGCTCGACAAACGGGCGATGAACGGCTGGGCGATGAACGGCTGGAAGATGAACGGCTGGAAGATGAACGGCTTGGCGATAGCGACGAGGAGTCCTCCGCTGCGATCGTATACACAGAACCGGACAGCCCAGTCAAAGGCGTCCGAATCGCTTTGGTCGGGCGCTTCGGTGGAATGAATCAGCGCGAAGCCACGAACTTGTTGCGTTCTTACGGGGCAATCGTGGTCGACATCGGTCAGTCACTGATCGACTGGGTGGTCATCGGTGCCGAAGAACCACCGTTATCAGAAGCCGATTTGTTAAGCCAGCGGCTGATCGAAGCGGCCGCGGCGGGGGCTCTGCAGGTCGTCAGCGAAACCCAGCTTTGGCAACAACTCGGGCTGGTCGACATCGAGCAATCGGTCCGCCGTTATCACACGCCGGCGATGCTGGCGGGGCTGCTGGATGTGTCGGTGCAGGTGATTCGTCGCTGGCAGCGGCTGGGATTGATTCGCCCCGTCAAAACGATGCACAAGCTGCCGTATTTTGACTACCAAGAAGTCGCAACGGCACGGCGTCTGGCGCAATGGATCGCCGCCGGTGCAAGTCCGGCGGCGATCGAAAGACGCTTGGCTCAATGGGTCGAGATCTTGCCAAATATCGGCCGTCCACTGGATCAGTTGTCGGTCCTCGTCTCCGGCAAAGAGGTCTTGTTGCGACAAGGCAACGGACTGATCGACCCGACGGGACAGATGCGATTTGATTTCGACGCGTTGAATGCGCAAAGCGACAGTGGCCAGGATCGATCCAACGAAACGAGTTCAGATCGAGACGATGAATCGGTCTTGCTCGTACGCGAGACCGTCTTGCCATTTGCACACAACACGTCCGACAAGGGCCAATCGACGCTGCCGGTGGATGTTTTATTGGCCGACGCTTATGCCGCGGAAGACGATGATCAGTGGGAAGCCGCGATCGATCTGTATCACTTGATTTTGGCGCGCGACGGTCCGCGTGCCGACATCAACTTTCAAATCGCCGAGCTGCTGTATCGTCAGGGCTACCTGATGGCCGCGCGCGAGCGGTACTACACGGCGTTGGAGGTCGATCCAGACATGGTGGAGGCTCGCGCGAGCTTGGCAGGCGTGCTGCTGGAAACCGGCCATGTTGAACTCGCCATCGCTGCCTACCGCGGTGCACTGTCATTGCACGACGAGTACCCCGACGTCCACTACAACCTCGCCAAAGTCCTGGACAACGCCGGACGCGGTGAGGAAGCGTTGACGCATTGGCGGCGGTTCTTGGAACTGGCTCCCGAGAGTCCGTGGGCGAGCGAAGCGATCGCGAGATTGGACGAAGCGGTCGAGTGA
- the gap gene encoding type I glyceraldehyde-3-phosphate dehydrogenase, with protein sequence MAIRVAINGFGRIGRLTFRNLMERRDEFDVVAVNDLTDNKTLATLLKYDSIHGRYPGTVEYDDESLTVNGERILALAERNPANLPWGEHNVDIVIESTGIFTGRAADGKAGYDSHLEAGCKKVVLSAPAKDGADLTCVLGVNDDQLTPDLKCISNASCTTNCLAPVAKVLHEKFGIESGLMTTVHAYTNDQNVQDQPHKDLYRARGAAQNIIPTSTGAAKAVGLVIPALQGKLTGIAMRVPVPTGSVVDLTVNLSKEVTAEEINAAIKEAAEGDLKGILFFATDPIVSSDIVHDPHSSIFAADFTQVLGGKGKMAKVVSWYDNEWGYSCRTADLVAKIGAML encoded by the coding sequence GTGGCTATTCGAGTTGCAATCAACGGTTTCGGTCGCATCGGACGACTGACCTTTCGAAATCTGATGGAACGTCGTGACGAGTTCGACGTCGTTGCCGTCAACGATTTGACCGACAACAAAACATTGGCGACGCTGCTGAAGTACGACAGCATTCACGGTCGTTACCCAGGCACCGTCGAGTATGACGACGAGTCTCTGACCGTCAACGGCGAGCGAATCTTGGCTTTGGCCGAGCGCAATCCTGCCAACTTGCCTTGGGGCGAACACAACGTCGACATCGTGATCGAGTCGACCGGTATCTTCACCGGACGTGCCGCTGATGGCAAAGCCGGTTACGACTCGCACTTGGAAGCCGGCTGCAAGAAAGTCGTCTTGAGCGCACCTGCCAAAGACGGCGCCGACCTGACTTGCGTTCTGGGTGTCAACGACGATCAGCTCACCCCCGATCTGAAGTGCATCAGCAACGCCAGCTGCACCACCAACTGCTTGGCACCCGTCGCCAAGGTGTTGCACGAAAAGTTCGGTATCGAGTCGGGACTGATGACGACCGTTCATGCTTACACGAACGATCAAAACGTCCAAGACCAACCGCACAAGGACTTGTATCGTGCTCGTGGTGCTGCCCAAAACATCATCCCGACCAGCACAGGTGCTGCGAAGGCTGTCGGATTGGTCATCCCTGCCCTGCAAGGCAAGCTGACCGGTATCGCAATGCGAGTTCCCGTGCCGACCGGCAGCGTGGTCGACTTGACGGTCAACTTGAGCAAAGAAGTCACTGCGGAAGAAATCAACGCAGCGATTAAAGAAGCTGCTGAAGGTGATTTGAAGGGCATCCTGTTCTTCGCCACCGACCCGATCGTCAGCAGCGACATCGTTCACGATCCTCACAGCAGCATCTTTGCCGCCGACTTCACCCAAGTCCTGGGCGGAAAAGGCAAGATGGCAAAGGTCGTGAGCTGGTACGACAACGAGTGGGGCTATAGCTGCCGCACTGCAGACTTGGTCGCCAAAATCGGCGCGATGCTGTAA
- a CDS encoding class I SAM-dependent methyltransferase produces MTSSDPPPLWRRPAGVTGGIWRYTHQRSIADHYDDFVADTPLCKLDADIVSRYLPPLNPLPLTVEKAVDSGEKTAQKNHAADRPIVVDLGCGTGRIAWPLAENGYDVIGVDLSRPMLQTMLAKRQAMKTDAAGSVHALEANLVQLGGLRDDIADHAVCLFSTLGMIHGRQNRRETLRHAARIVRSGGTLIVHVHRRWAAFREPTGCRRLLRSWWNSIRNSGDEFGDAVYAYRGLSDMFMHRFSWRELSTDLRECGWRLGDTHWVALDGRTVVSRAWDASGMIMTASAT; encoded by the coding sequence TTGACCTCATCTGATCCGCCCCCGTTGTGGCGACGTCCCGCCGGAGTGACCGGCGGCATTTGGCGGTACACTCATCAGCGGTCGATCGCGGACCACTACGATGATTTTGTGGCGGATACTCCGCTATGCAAGCTGGATGCCGACATCGTCTCGCGGTACCTGCCACCCCTGAATCCGCTGCCGTTGACGGTGGAAAAAGCCGTGGATTCGGGGGAGAAAACAGCACAGAAAAATCATGCTGCCGACCGACCGATCGTCGTGGATCTGGGCTGTGGCACCGGACGAATCGCTTGGCCGCTCGCTGAAAACGGTTATGACGTCATCGGAGTCGACCTGAGCAGGCCGATGTTGCAGACAATGTTGGCCAAGCGGCAGGCGATGAAAACGGACGCAGCGGGATCGGTTCACGCTCTGGAGGCAAATTTGGTTCAACTGGGTGGATTGCGAGACGACATCGCCGATCACGCGGTCTGTCTTTTCAGCACCTTGGGCATGATCCACGGTCGCCAAAATCGCCGAGAAACCTTGCGTCACGCGGCGCGGATCGTTCGCTCCGGCGGCACGTTGATCGTGCATGTTCACCGTCGCTGGGCCGCGTTCCGGGAGCCAACGGGCTGCCGTCGACTGTTGCGTTCCTGGTGGAACAGCATCAGAAACTCAGGTGATGAGTTCGGCGACGCCGTTTATGCGTACCGCGGATTGAGCGACATGTTCATGCATCGGTTTTCGTGGCGTGAACTGTCGACCGACTTGCGTGAATGTGGCTGGCGACTGGGGGACACGCATTGGGTAGCGTTGGACGGTCGCACGGTGGTATCACGAGCGTGGGACGCCAGTGGCATGATCATGACGGCAAGTGCAACGTGA
- a CDS encoding HEAT repeat domain-containing protein has translation MSDEPFESDEAGFSNELDGPSGVAEGASAVERHASAVESSASAIERDEPPPPTLEQLFSKLIHQHSRPLIESVSHRASQIATSPSELLPWLHSDDFACRIAAIKALGHQPHPLDPSIVDLLIGFARNDENVSIVCAAIEALGRQQITQAADVITECMNDGNEHFVPPAALALSRIGDPNISERLRYLLAYGNNRMVRSAAQGLSLLAANEALPDLIEALQQSPAIDPVHPRTKWTSATRKIIEAIGELKGYEAIDLLKAIASDHVGLRSPALLALHQLGEDITQLLVDAYQIKPTRNLHRVAVKTGKLHHVDDLPDADAFKRQLEVSAAEADPRLMANREMLQTTPELIRVDEIVSAEIEYVDPGFVILRYQGLSMLLPSYEIAWGRVGDACDLLTPGTPINVKVLSVDCETGKVFVSIRRMQPDPWVTMARRIPVGTRLHGEITGVTNYGVFVEVMPNIQGLVHRSQFPDHRIDLAEIGPRKPLSVIVAAMDERGRRITLHLPS, from the coding sequence GTGAGCGATGAACCATTTGAGTCTGACGAAGCGGGATTTTCGAACGAGTTGGATGGCCCATCGGGGGTCGCCGAGGGCGCATCCGCCGTCGAAAGACACGCATCCGCCGTCGAAAGCAGCGCATCCGCTATCGAAAGAGACGAGCCACCGCCGCCGACCCTGGAGCAACTGTTCTCCAAGTTGATTCACCAGCACTCCAGGCCGCTGATTGAATCGGTCTCTCACCGTGCTTCGCAAATCGCAACCAGTCCAAGTGAATTGTTGCCGTGGTTGCACTCGGATGATTTTGCCTGCCGAATCGCGGCGATCAAAGCTCTTGGGCACCAACCCCATCCGCTGGACCCATCAATAGTTGATCTGTTGATCGGGTTCGCCAGGAACGATGAAAATGTGTCGATCGTTTGCGCCGCCATCGAAGCGCTCGGACGGCAACAGATCACTCAAGCCGCGGACGTGATCACGGAGTGCATGAACGACGGAAACGAACATTTTGTACCTCCGGCCGCGCTGGCGTTATCCCGCATCGGCGATCCCAACATCAGTGAACGCCTGCGTTACTTGTTGGCCTACGGAAACAATCGCATGGTTCGTTCGGCCGCGCAAGGCCTGTCGTTGTTGGCTGCCAACGAGGCGTTGCCGGATTTGATCGAAGCGTTGCAGCAGTCGCCGGCGATCGATCCGGTTCACCCCCGCACCAAGTGGACTTCGGCGACACGCAAGATCATCGAAGCGATCGGGGAGCTGAAGGGCTATGAAGCGATCGACTTGCTCAAAGCGATCGCGAGTGACCACGTCGGCTTGCGGTCGCCCGCCTTGTTGGCCTTGCACCAACTCGGCGAAGACATCACCCAGTTGCTCGTGGACGCCTATCAAATCAAACCCACTCGCAACCTGCACCGCGTCGCCGTCAAGACCGGCAAGTTGCATCACGTCGACGATTTGCCCGATGCCGATGCGTTCAAGCGTCAGTTGGAGGTCTCCGCAGCAGAGGCGGACCCGCGACTGATGGCTAACCGCGAGATGTTGCAGACCACCCCCGAGTTGATTCGGGTCGATGAAATCGTTTCGGCAGAGATCGAGTACGTGGACCCTGGATTCGTCATCCTGCGTTACCAAGGGCTCTCGATGCTGTTGCCCAGCTACGAGATCGCGTGGGGCCGAGTCGGCGATGCTTGCGATCTGTTGACGCCGGGAACCCCGATCAATGTAAAAGTCTTATCGGTCGATTGCGAGACGGGCAAAGTGTTCGTCAGTATCCGTCGCATGCAGCCGGATCCGTGGGTCACGATGGCACGACGTATCCCTGTCGGCACCCGATTGCACGGTGAAATCACGGGCGTGACGAACTATGGCGTCTTCGTCGAAGTCATGCCCAACATCCAAGGGCTCGTGCACCGATCACAGTTTCCCGATCATCGCATCGATCTCGCGGAAATCGGTCCCCGCAAACCGCTGTCGGTGATCGTGGCCGCGATGGATGAACGAGGACGCCGGATCACGTTGCACTTGCCGTCATGA
- the cmk gene encoding (d)CMP kinase, translating into MIVTIDGPAGAGKSSIAHQVAARLGFEFLDTGAMYRAATLSVMRAQLDVGDPDGLAQHVRELEIRWENHRVFLGNEDVSEAIRSTEVTRSIRHLADVPAVRQQLSHLQRQIAAGRDIVTEGRDQGAEVFPDAHCKVFLTASPEERARRRQRQMADSGKYVSFEDVLAAQNQRDLEDRMRDVGRLRAAKDAVIVQSDGMSADEVLEAILQIVRKCQKNFNGENLPREPDAAMINLPR; encoded by the coding sequence TTGATCGTTACCATTGATGGCCCCGCCGGCGCTGGCAAGAGCAGCATTGCGCACCAAGTCGCTGCACGTTTGGGGTTTGAATTCCTGGACACCGGAGCGATGTACCGCGCCGCAACGCTTTCCGTCATGCGTGCTCAATTGGATGTCGGAGATCCGGATGGATTGGCCCAACATGTTCGCGAGTTGGAAATCCGCTGGGAAAACCATCGCGTCTTTCTGGGCAACGAAGACGTCTCGGAGGCCATACGGTCTACGGAGGTGACGCGGTCGATCCGGCATCTCGCCGACGTGCCGGCCGTTCGCCAACAACTGTCTCATTTGCAACGTCAGATTGCCGCCGGGCGGGACATCGTGACCGAAGGCCGGGACCAGGGCGCAGAGGTCTTTCCGGATGCCCATTGCAAAGTGTTTTTGACAGCATCGCCGGAGGAGCGGGCGCGACGACGACAGCGACAGATGGCGGATTCTGGAAAATACGTTTCCTTTGAAGACGTCCTGGCGGCACAAAACCAGCGGGACCTGGAAGACCGCATGAGAGACGTCGGCCGTTTGCGTGCCGCGAAAGACGCGGTCATCGTCCAGAGTGATGGGATGTCGGCCGATGAAGTCCTGGAGGCCATCCTGCAGATCGTTCGCAAATGCCAGAAAAACTTCAACGGAGAAAACTTGCCCCGTGAACCGGACGCCGCAATGATAAACCTGCCAAGATAG